A single genomic interval of Oceanithermus profundus DSM 14977 harbors:
- the narI gene encoding respiratory nitrate reductase subunit gamma has product MNWNRLLFEIFPYLALVVAVVVTLYRYAYRPFSVSALSSQLLERRLLFWGSLPFHWGITLILTVHLIAWIFPEAIYAWNASLFRLYLLEVSGFALALWTLAGLVVLLWRRLVNAKVRATATAMDYLVLFAVLVSVLTGIYTAVAYRFGSSWFAGTMAPYLTSILTLRPRPELVADLPFAFQWHVFNFWVLLALFPFSRLVHIITVPLGYVARPWQIVIWVRRRFTQPNP; this is encoded by the coding sequence GTGAACTGGAACCGTTTGCTCTTCGAGATCTTCCCGTACCTGGCGCTGGTCGTGGCGGTGGTGGTCACCCTCTACCGCTACGCCTACCGCCCGTTCTCGGTTTCGGCGCTCTCCAGCCAGCTGCTGGAACGCCGGCTTCTCTTCTGGGGGTCGCTGCCCTTCCACTGGGGCATCACCCTGATCCTGACCGTGCACCTGATCGCCTGGATCTTTCCCGAGGCCATCTACGCCTGGAACGCGTCGCTCTTCCGCCTCTACCTGCTCGAGGTCAGCGGCTTCGCGCTGGCGCTGTGGACCCTGGCGGGCCTCGTCGTCCTGTTGTGGCGGCGTCTGGTCAACGCGAAGGTGCGCGCCACCGCGACGGCCATGGACTACCTCGTCCTCTTCGCGGTGCTCGTCTCCGTACTCACCGGGATCTACACCGCCGTGGCCTACCGGTTTGGCAGCAGCTGGTTCGCGGGAACGATGGCGCCCTACCTGACGAGCATCCTGACGCTGCGCCCCCGCCCCGAGCTCGTCGCCGACCTGCCCTTCGCCTTCCAGTGGCACGTCTTCAACTTCTGGGTGCTGCTGGCCCTCTTCCCCTTTTCCCGGCTGGTGCACATCATCACCGTACCCTTGGGGTACGTCGCCCGCCCCTGGCAGATCGTGATCTGGGTGCGCCGCCGCTTCACCCAACCCAACCCCTAG
- a CDS encoding MFS transporter, which translates to MSTEAFKKHRIKSNPAEALIAATIGFFVGFAAVALFNVTAKNFKDAMGLDPVQVGLLVAMPMLSGSLLRIPFSAWVDTDGGRKPMLTLLTMAIVGLLGLIALIVAYYPDRLNDGLYPLLLLLGFLAGCGIATFSVGISMVAYWFPQHRQGWALGTYAGVGNLAPGIFTFLLPAALAGWGLLGAYVAWTGLLVLGTLVFIVIGFGAPFFQLVKHGVPREEAIAIARELGQEIFPAGSVLETLAISARNWRTWVLVALYFTSFGGFLALTAWLPTYWREFHQEPVRTAAYLTAYFSILASLIRVWGGSLSDRIGGEKTAMLAFGSVLLGALVMVLAQSFPLAFLGETIIGLGMGIGNAAVFKMVPFYVPDAVGGASGWVGGLGAFGGFVVPPIMGFFVKELGPARGYPEGFTVYIALGVIALLLVWLLQSTRRFYKAA; encoded by the coding sequence GTGAGCACAGAAGCGTTCAAGAAGCACCGCATCAAGTCCAACCCCGCCGAGGCCCTCATCGCCGCCACCATCGGTTTCTTCGTCGGGTTCGCGGCCGTGGCGCTGTTCAACGTCACCGCGAAGAACTTCAAAGACGCGATGGGGCTCGACCCCGTCCAGGTCGGCCTGCTCGTCGCCATGCCGATGCTCTCGGGGTCGCTGCTGCGCATCCCCTTCTCCGCCTGGGTCGACACCGACGGCGGCCGCAAGCCCATGCTCACCCTGCTCACCATGGCCATCGTCGGTCTGTTGGGCCTCATCGCCCTGATCGTGGCCTACTACCCGGACCGGCTCAACGACGGCCTCTACCCCCTGCTCTTGCTGCTGGGCTTCCTGGCCGGCTGCGGCATCGCCACCTTCTCCGTAGGGATCAGCATGGTCGCCTACTGGTTCCCGCAGCACCGCCAGGGATGGGCGCTCGGCACCTACGCGGGCGTGGGCAACCTGGCCCCGGGGATCTTCACCTTCCTGCTGCCGGCCGCGCTGGCGGGCTGGGGGCTGCTCGGCGCCTACGTCGCCTGGACGGGGCTGCTGGTGCTGGGCACGCTGGTCTTCATCGTCATCGGGTTCGGGGCGCCCTTCTTCCAGCTCGTCAAGCACGGCGTTCCCCGTGAGGAAGCGATCGCGATCGCGCGCGAGCTCGGTCAGGAGATCTTCCCGGCCGGCTCGGTGCTGGAAACGCTGGCCATCAGCGCCCGCAACTGGCGCACCTGGGTGCTCGTGGCGCTCTACTTCACCTCGTTCGGCGGCTTCCTGGCCCTGACCGCCTGGCTCCCCACCTACTGGCGCGAGTTCCACCAGGAACCCGTGCGCACCGCCGCCTACCTGACCGCCTACTTCTCCATCCTGGCCTCGCTCATCCGCGTCTGGGGCGGCTCGCTTTCGGACCGGATCGGCGGCGAGAAGACGGCCATGCTGGCCTTCGGATCGGTGCTCCTGGGGGCGTTGGTCATGGTCCTGGCCCAGAGCTTCCCGCTGGCCTTCCTGGGCGAGACGATCATCGGCCTGGGCATGGGCATCGGCAACGCGGCGGTTTTCAAGATGGTGCCGTTCTACGTGCCCGACGCGGTGGGGGGCGCCTCCGGCTGGGTCGGGGGGCTGGGCGCCTTCGGAGGCTTCGTCGTGCCCCCGATCATGGGCTTCTTCGTCAAGGAGCTCGGCCCGGCCCGCGGCTACCCGGAGGGCTTCACCGTCTACATCGCCCTGGGCGTCATCGCCCTGCTGCTCGTCTGGTTGCTGCAGTCGACCCGCCGGTTCTACAAGGCCGCCTGA
- a CDS encoding NAD(P)H-dependent glycerol-3-phosphate dehydrogenase yields MNVAVLGAGGWGTALAVLLARSGHRVALWSRRCELAEALLATRENAAYLPGVRLPEGVRPVCTAERAVEGAAFVLVAVPAKGVRAVLAGMPPVGAYVSAVKGVRFAEGRLLRISQIMRRAAPGARVAVLSGPNLALEVARGLPAAAVVASEDADLAAQVQRALGGPTFRVYTSPDVAGVELGGALKNVMALAAGMADGLELGDNAKAALLTRGLREMVRFGTAHGGAVETFYGLSGLGDLMATAMSPLSRNRSAGERFARGATLADLETGRQVVEGVHTTAALHEWAARSGEELPITEAVWRVVYRGDDPRRVLEELMRREPKPE; encoded by the coding sequence GTGAACGTCGCCGTCCTTGGGGCCGGGGGTTGGGGTACGGCGCTGGCCGTGCTGCTGGCGCGGAGCGGGCACCGGGTCGCGCTCTGGTCGCGGCGGTGCGAGCTCGCCGAGGCGCTCCTGGCCACCCGCGAGAACGCGGCGTACCTGCCGGGGGTCCGTCTTCCCGAAGGCGTGCGGCCCGTCTGCACCGCCGAGCGTGCCGTCGAGGGAGCGGCATTCGTGCTGGTCGCCGTCCCCGCCAAGGGGGTGCGGGCGGTGCTGGCCGGGATGCCCCCCGTAGGGGCCTACGTGTCGGCGGTGAAGGGGGTGCGCTTTGCCGAGGGGCGGCTGCTGCGCATCTCCCAGATCATGCGCAGGGCCGCCCCCGGAGCGCGGGTGGCCGTGCTTTCGGGGCCCAACCTGGCCCTCGAGGTGGCCCGTGGGCTGCCGGCGGCGGCGGTGGTGGCCAGCGAGGACGCCGACCTTGCCGCACAGGTGCAGCGGGCGTTGGGCGGCCCCACCTTCCGCGTCTACACCTCCCCCGACGTCGCCGGGGTGGAACTCGGAGGGGCGCTCAAGAACGTGATGGCGCTGGCGGCGGGCATGGCCGACGGGCTCGAGCTGGGCGACAACGCCAAGGCGGCGCTGCTCACCCGGGGCCTCCGCGAGATGGTGCGCTTCGGCACCGCGCACGGCGGTGCGGTGGAGACCTTCTACGGCCTCTCGGGCCTCGGCGACCTGATGGCCACGGCCATGAGCCCGCTGTCGCGCAACCGCAGCGCGGGCGAGCGCTTCGCGCGCGGGGCGACTCTGGCCGACCTGGAAACGGGCCGGCAGGTCGTCGAGGGGGTGCACACCACCGCGGCGCTGCACGAGTGGGCGGCGCGCAGCGGCGAGGAGCTCCCCATCACCGAGGCCGTGTGGCGGGTCGTCTACCGCGGGGACGACCCGCGGCGGGTGCTCGAGGAGCTGATGCGCCGCGAGCCCAAGCCCGAATGA
- the pyrE gene encoding orotate phosphoribosyltransferase: MDVLELYRKTGALLEGHFLLRSGRHSPVFLQSAALLQHPLFAEAVGEAIAEKFPDERFDFVIGPAIGGVVLSFVVARALGARAVFAEKTPEGGMTIRPGLEVNAGDRFLAVEDVVTTGGSLRKAIEAAKARGAVLQAAAAIIDRSGGTARFGAPFVALARLEAPVHDPEACPLCRRGVPLEEV; encoded by the coding sequence GTGGACGTTCTGGAGCTCTACCGCAAGACCGGCGCCCTGCTCGAGGGGCACTTCTTGCTGCGCAGCGGCCGCCACTCGCCCGTCTTCCTGCAGTCGGCGGCGCTCTTGCAGCACCCCCTCTTCGCCGAGGCGGTCGGGGAGGCGATCGCCGAAAAGTTTCCGGACGAGCGCTTCGACTTCGTGATCGGGCCCGCGATCGGCGGGGTCGTGCTCAGCTTCGTGGTGGCGCGTGCGCTGGGCGCGCGCGCGGTCTTCGCGGAGAAGACCCCGGAGGGGGGGATGACGATCCGGCCCGGGCTCGAGGTGAACGCGGGCGACCGCTTCCTCGCCGTCGAGGACGTGGTGACCACCGGCGGTTCCTTGCGCAAGGCGATCGAGGCCGCGAAGGCGCGCGGGGCGGTCTTGCAGGCGGCCGCGGCGATCATCGACCGCAGCGGCGGTACGGCGCGTTTCGGCGCGCCCTTCGTGGCGCTGGCCCGGCTCGAGGCGCCGGTCCACGATCCCGAAGCCTGCCCGCTCTGCCGCCGCGGCGTGCCGCTCGAGGAGGTGTAG
- the pyrF gene encoding orotidine-5'-phosphate decarboxylase, producing MGLDFVSEVAARPPLVLGVDPRPAWHPGPEPLEHLERYALELMETLADGLAAVKFQYAFFEALGGAGWALLERLVAAARVLGLPVIHDAKRGDIGSTAEAYARATLARWPGSALTVNPYLGGDALEPFFEAAAASGGAVFVLVKTSNPGSADFQDLDAGGRPLYLRVAERVAAWAEAWPAEAEPWSRVGAVVGGTHPEALELLRAALPRSLFLVPGLGAQGAEPRPGAGLLWSASRSLFYPGGRPDLAAARRQAEAYRRALAG from the coding sequence ATGGGTCTGGATTTCGTTTCGGAGGTGGCGGCGCGGCCGCCCTTGGTGCTGGGGGTTGACCCGCGGCCGGCGTGGCACCCGGGGCCGGAGCCGCTCGAACACCTGGAGCGCTACGCCTTGGAGCTGATGGAAACGCTCGCGGACGGGCTGGCCGCGGTCAAGTTTCAGTACGCCTTCTTCGAGGCGCTGGGCGGAGCCGGCTGGGCCCTGCTGGAGCGCCTCGTCGCCGCGGCGCGGGTGCTGGGGCTGCCGGTGATCCACGACGCCAAGCGCGGCGACATTGGCTCCACCGCCGAGGCCTACGCCCGGGCCACCCTGGCGCGCTGGCCCGGCAGCGCCCTGACGGTGAACCCCTACCTGGGCGGGGACGCGCTCGAGCCCTTCTTCGAGGCCGCGGCCGCCAGCGGCGGCGCGGTCTTCGTGCTGGTCAAGACCTCGAACCCCGGCTCCGCCGATTTCCAGGACCTGGACGCGGGCGGGAGGCCCCTGTACCTGCGCGTGGCCGAGCGGGTGGCTGCGTGGGCCGAAGCCTGGCCTGCGGAGGCGGAGCCCTGGAGCCGGGTGGGGGCCGTCGTGGGCGGCACCCATCCCGAGGCGCTCGAGCTGCTGCGCGCCGCCCTTCCCCGCAGCCTCTTCCTGGTGCCGGGGCTGGGGGCGCAGGGGGCCGAGCCGCGTCCGGGCGCGGGGCTGTTGTGGTCGGCCTCGCGCAGCCTCTTCTACCCGGGCGGCCGCCCCGACCTGGCGGCGGCGCGGCGTCAGGCCGAGGCCTACCGGCGCGCGCTCGCCGGGTAG
- a CDS encoding nitrous oxide reductase accessory protein NosL: MKRRDLLKGLIGLGVPWSLGVLAEARSVRVGVDVCPYCNMTVIDARYAAQMITRTGKVYSYDAIECLVDHLNGYGGPRVEPRELYAADFAASRADRAELRAVGDLVFLYHRRIRTPMGGGLVAFARSGDADRFVQERRLQGVRRMRWDELVAEGRQHAWVPPY; this comes from the coding sequence ATGAAACGCCGCGACCTACTCAAGGGCCTGATCGGCCTCGGCGTTCCCTGGAGCCTGGGGGTGCTCGCCGAAGCGCGCTCCGTGCGCGTGGGGGTGGACGTCTGCCCCTACTGCAACATGACCGTCATCGACGCACGCTACGCCGCCCAGATGATCACGCGCACCGGCAAGGTCTACAGCTACGACGCCATCGAGTGCCTGGTGGACCACCTGAACGGCTACGGCGGACCCAGGGTGGAACCGCGCGAACTCTACGCCGCCGATTTCGCCGCCTCGCGGGCGGACCGGGCCGAGCTGCGCGCCGTGGGCGACCTCGTCTTCCTCTACCACCGCCGCATCCGCACGCCGATGGGCGGGGGGCTCGTGGCCTTCGCCCGTTCCGGGGACGCGGACCGCTTCGTCCAGGAGCGCCGGCTCCAAGGGGTGCGCCGGATGCGCTGGGACGAGCTGGTGGCCGAAGGCCGGCAGCACGCCTGGGTGCCGCCCTACTGA
- a CDS encoding nitrous oxide reductase accessory protein NosL: MKRSRRRLIKGLGALGLGALFSPVLAMGHGRPAPGMGAPQPGTGKIYPAAEVPWREGRCAFCGMPLATPEGGWRGKKFPKGFFERTYAQIVFEDGEALHFESLACMFNYAYAKGLVDGDGSTFYVMAVEALPKGCKRLGLVPARQATYVWGEKLKTTMMARLVAVPSPKKAGDFVRNRPNLGRYHFYTYRQLLDLSPLPEANLVPLLAKQTGLV, encoded by the coding sequence ATGAAGAGGAGTCGACGTCGTCTGATTAAGGGTTTGGGTGCGCTGGGGCTGGGGGCGCTGTTCAGCCCGGTCCTGGCGATGGGCCACGGCCGTCCGGCGCCGGGCATGGGGGCGCCGCAGCCGGGGACGGGCAAGATCTACCCGGCGGCGGAAGTACCCTGGCGAGAGGGGCGCTGCGCCTTTTGCGGCATGCCCCTGGCCACGCCCGAGGGCGGCTGGCGCGGCAAGAAGTTCCCCAAGGGCTTTTTCGAGCGCACCTACGCCCAGATCGTCTTCGAGGACGGCGAGGCCCTGCACTTCGAGTCGCTGGCCTGCATGTTCAACTACGCCTACGCCAAGGGGCTGGTCGACGGCGACGGCAGCACCTTCTACGTGATGGCCGTGGAGGCGCTGCCGAAGGGGTGCAAGCGCCTGGGCCTCGTTCCCGCGCGCCAGGCCACCTACGTTTGGGGCGAGAAGCTGAAGACGACGATGATGGCCCGCCTGGTGGCCGTGCCCAGCCCCAAGAAGGCCGGCGACTTCGTGAGGAACCGCCCGAACCTCGGCCGCTACCACTTCTACACCTACCGCCAGCTGCTCGACCTGAGCCCGCTCCCGGAGGCCAACCTGGTCCCGCTGCTCGCCAAGCAAACCGGGCTCGTGTAG
- a CDS encoding ABC transporter ATP-binding protein, translating into MVALIEACKRGRLEPLTVEIGPGALALVGPNGAGKSTMLGLIAGRLAPSCGRVTLDGFPARSPRASALRAYVPQQIAWPPHLRAAEVLGAARRMRGASEAALEAAVRRMGLEPVLPKPVGLLSGGMRQRLALAAGLLGEPPVWLLDEPASALDPGGFARLRGWVDEHRANGGTVIVSAHRPEEVEALADEALLLAHGRLRARGPVDSFYRYRLEDGRDLSEVLPGARVLREPVDTLREVLYEEESTSSD; encoded by the coding sequence ATGGTTGCGCTCATAGAAGCCTGCAAACGCGGCCGCCTGGAGCCGCTCACGGTCGAGATCGGCCCCGGCGCGCTGGCCCTCGTCGGGCCCAACGGCGCCGGGAAGAGCACGATGCTGGGCCTGATCGCGGGCCGGCTCGCCCCCAGCTGCGGCCGGGTGACGCTGGACGGCTTTCCGGCGCGCTCGCCACGGGCCAGCGCGCTGCGCGCCTACGTGCCGCAGCAGATCGCCTGGCCTCCGCATCTGCGCGCGGCCGAGGTGCTGGGCGCAGCCCGGCGCATGCGCGGAGCGTCGGAGGCGGCGCTGGAGGCGGCGGTCCGGCGGATGGGGCTCGAGCCGGTGCTGCCGAAGCCGGTGGGCCTGCTCTCGGGGGGGATGCGCCAGCGCCTGGCGCTGGCCGCCGGACTGCTTGGGGAGCCGCCCGTCTGGCTGCTGGACGAACCCGCGAGCGCGCTCGACCCGGGCGGCTTCGCGCGGCTGCGCGGCTGGGTGGACGAGCACCGCGCGAACGGCGGGACGGTGATCGTCAGCGCCCATCGGCCCGAAGAGGTGGAGGCCCTTGCCGACGAGGCGCTGCTGCTGGCCCACGGCCGGCTGCGCGCCCGCGGTCCGGTGGACTCGTTCTACCGCTACCGCCTCGAAGACGGCCGCGATCTCAGCGAGGTGCTTCCGGGGGCCCGCGTGCTGCGGGAACCCGTGGACACGCTTAGGGAGGTGCTTTATGAAGAGGAGTCGACGTCGTCTGATTAA
- a CDS encoding NosD domain-containing protein, with protein sequence MWFLFAAALVLQPGDPLPPLQPGDTLRLAPGVHAGPWTIDVPGVRLVAEPGAVLDGGGAGSALVLAAEGIAVEGLEVRRVGRGSDFYAPDAAVWLVDCPDCTVRGLKAVGVTTGVRAEDSPRVRVEDCELQGLGDAPGITLYRTPGARVQGNRVEGFLDGIYLEHASGSRALENVSRGSRRYGFHLMFSRDVEVAGNRVEQGRVGSAVMYGARAWVHDNVFAGHVGPLAFGLLVQEQSESRFERNRVTGNTVGMLVVSSPDDVFRANDLFDNGFGVLVRRERDKGASALRFEGNRFRGNVYDLAVDDPEAKVAMRRNRYDRVRPLDLDGDGAADLPYVPSSSYALLTSRQPDLSLFALGPGMLLWERVEGRVPALRFMTLADAAPLPLAREGRPFAGFAWILALAGLGGGLWLRS encoded by the coding sequence GTGTGGTTCCTGTTTGCAGCTGCGCTGGTGCTCCAGCCCGGAGATCCGCTGCCCCCGCTACAGCCTGGCGACACCCTGAGGCTCGCCCCCGGCGTGCACGCCGGCCCCTGGACGATCGACGTCCCGGGGGTCCGCCTGGTGGCCGAACCCGGGGCCGTTCTCGACGGGGGCGGCGCGGGCAGCGCGCTGGTGTTGGCGGCCGAAGGGATTGCGGTGGAGGGGCTCGAGGTGCGCCGCGTGGGGCGCGGGAGCGACTTCTACGCCCCCGACGCGGCCGTGTGGCTCGTCGACTGCCCGGACTGCACGGTGCGCGGCCTGAAGGCGGTCGGGGTGACCACGGGCGTGCGGGCCGAGGACTCGCCGCGGGTCCGCGTCGAGGACTGCGAGCTGCAGGGTCTGGGCGACGCGCCCGGGATCACGCTCTACCGCACCCCCGGCGCGCGGGTGCAGGGCAACCGCGTCGAGGGGTTCCTCGACGGCATCTACCTCGAGCACGCCTCGGGCAGCCGCGCGCTCGAAAACGTCTCCCGGGGCAGCCGCCGCTACGGCTTCCACCTGATGTTCAGCCGCGACGTCGAGGTCGCCGGCAACCGTGTGGAGCAGGGGCGGGTCGGATCCGCGGTCATGTACGGGGCCCGGGCCTGGGTGCACGACAACGTCTTCGCCGGGCACGTGGGTCCGCTGGCGTTCGGCCTGCTGGTGCAGGAGCAGAGCGAAAGCCGCTTCGAGCGCAACCGGGTCACCGGGAACACCGTGGGGATGCTCGTGGTCTCCTCCCCGGACGACGTCTTCCGGGCCAACGACCTGTTCGACAACGGCTTCGGCGTGCTGGTCCGCCGCGAACGCGACAAGGGCGCTTCGGCGCTGCGCTTCGAGGGCAACCGGTTCCGCGGCAACGTCTACGACCTAGCCGTCGACGATCCCGAAGCCAAGGTGGCGATGCGCCGCAACCGCTACGATCGCGTGCGGCCGCTCGACCTCGACGGGGACGGGGCGGCCGACCTGCCCTACGTACCCAGCTCCAGCTACGCGCTGCTGACGAGCCGGCAACCCGACCTCAGCCTCTTTGCCCTGGGGCCGGGGATGCTGCTTTGGGAGCGCGTCGAGGGGCGGGTGCCGGCGCTGCGCTTCATGACGCTGGCCGACGCGGCGCCGCTGCCGCTCGCGCGGGAGGGGCGGCCCTTCGCGGGCTTCGCCTGGATCCTGGCGCTCGCCGGTCTTGGAGGGGGGCTATGGTTGCGCTCATAG
- a CDS encoding response regulator transcription factor — protein MKILVVEDHAMVREGLVRIIEGALPDADVRAVGTATEAKQHLDWAERVLLDLSLPDQHGLRFLEEIGVSHPDLPVIILTAYDEPAFRTRASEVGAAAFLSKNEPPEVLAAALADLQAPPDSGAHPRLERLSPTERQVLALFGQGLSNAEVAQQLGIEEKTVYTHRRHLMFKLGLRSAQDLLRFATLYHAGLD, from the coding sequence ATGAAGATACTCGTCGTAGAAGATCACGCGATGGTGCGCGAAGGGCTCGTGCGCATCATCGAAGGCGCGCTGCCCGACGCCGACGTCCGTGCCGTGGGCACGGCCACCGAGGCGAAGCAGCACCTCGACTGGGCCGAGCGGGTGCTGCTCGACCTCTCCCTGCCCGACCAGCACGGGCTGCGCTTCCTCGAGGAGATCGGGGTCAGCCACCCCGACCTGCCCGTCATCATCCTTACGGCGTACGACGAGCCCGCCTTCCGCACCCGCGCCTCCGAGGTGGGGGCCGCGGCCTTCCTTTCCAAGAACGAGCCGCCCGAGGTGCTGGCCGCGGCGCTCGCGGACCTGCAGGCGCCGCCCGATTCGGGGGCGCACCCGCGGCTCGAGCGCCTCTCGCCCACGGAGCGGCAGGTGCTGGCGCTCTTCGGTCAGGGGCTGTCCAACGCCGAGGTGGCCCAGCAGCTGGGGATCGAGGAAAAGACCGTCTACACCCACCGCCGCCACCTGATGTTCAAGCTGGGTCTGCGCAGCGCCCAGGACCTGTTGCGCTTCGCCACCCTGTACCACGCGGGCCTGGACTAG
- a CDS encoding sensor histidine kinase yields MRLRVAIILAAVFAYLSPLAVFFIHYWARGNPGFAALYYRYHLLVDAGITFVAASLSGITVYWALRYMLGPWLRLERELEGLLAGRERLRPVGEEHADRIVARINELLRISRDYLSLQELEFSQLASALHDDAVQTLIAARWALGRGEAEKAERLVRDAEKSLRRVICRLAPPELEHLDLREALEQLALRQGLELELALSVDLGTEEAIEVFRIVQHALANARRHGRARKVWVRIERNGEMRVSVDDDGRGGAIEPGQGLRLLEARMRLRAGRLEWEPSPHGGIRLAASWPVET; encoded by the coding sequence ATGCGCCTGCGCGTGGCCATCATCCTCGCGGCGGTCTTCGCCTACCTGAGCCCGCTCGCGGTCTTCTTCATCCACTACTGGGCCCGCGGAAACCCGGGGTTCGCGGCGCTCTACTACCGCTACCACCTGCTCGTGGACGCGGGCATCACCTTCGTGGCGGCGAGCCTGAGCGGCATCACCGTCTACTGGGCGCTGCGCTACATGCTGGGCCCCTGGCTGCGCCTGGAGCGCGAGCTCGAAGGCCTGCTCGCCGGCCGCGAGCGGCTGCGTCCGGTGGGCGAGGAGCACGCCGACCGCATCGTGGCGCGGATCAACGAGCTGCTGCGCATCAGCCGCGACTACCTGAGCCTGCAGGAGCTCGAGTTCAGCCAGCTGGCCTCGGCGCTGCACGACGACGCGGTGCAGACGTTGATCGCGGCCCGCTGGGCGCTGGGGCGCGGCGAAGCCGAGAAGGCCGAGCGACTGGTGCGCGACGCCGAGAAGAGCCTGCGGCGGGTGATCTGCCGGCTGGCGCCGCCGGAGCTCGAGCACCTGGACCTGCGCGAGGCGCTGGAGCAGCTGGCCCTGCGCCAGGGGCTGGAGCTCGAGCTCGCCCTTTCGGTCGACCTGGGCACCGAGGAGGCCATCGAGGTCTTCCGCATCGTGCAGCACGCCCTGGCCAACGCGCGCCGGCACGGGCGGGCGCGCAAGGTCTGGGTGCGCATCGAGCGCAACGGGGAGATGCGGGTCAGCGTGGACGACGACGGGCGCGGCGGCGCGATCGAACCGGGACAAGGGTTACGGTTGCTCGAGGCTAGAATGAGGTTGCGCGCGGGGCGCCTCGAGTGGGAGCCCAGCCCCCACGGCGGCATCCGCCTGGCGGCCTCGTGGCCGGTGGAGACATGA
- a CDS encoding cell division protein FtsX — protein MYALTQALRAFRRHPTSALATLTTATVSFSLLFLVGLLLWNLDRVVGSLESEVEIVAYLKDGADPQAVLAQVRSWPEVESVQLIGKDEALALLQLEYPYLAEASDLIDNPLPDTLKVRLIDPTLTRQVARKLGDLPQIGPGNVDYGGEVTERLVRFLAGLRLGANVLMLLLIVDTFFSVMGTIRLSIENRREELRVMLMVGATRGFVQRPFLLEGLLLTLSAALFALALGNLAYRFVAATLQNLLPFLPVLSPDDLLRASLGLLALSVFLGFFGAWLSVRTYLRDTET, from the coding sequence GTGTACGCCCTCACCCAGGCCTTGCGCGCGTTCCGCCGTCACCCGACCAGCGCCCTTGCGACCCTGACCACGGCCACCGTTTCGTTCTCGCTCCTCTTCCTGGTGGGGCTTTTGCTTTGGAACCTGGACCGGGTCGTGGGTTCGTTGGAGAGCGAGGTTGAGATCGTCGCCTACCTGAAGGACGGCGCCGACCCCCAGGCCGTCCTCGCGCAGGTGCGCTCCTGGCCCGAGGTCGAGTCGGTGCAGCTGATCGGCAAGGACGAGGCGCTGGCGCTGCTGCAGCTCGAGTACCCCTACCTGGCCGAGGCCTCCGACCTGATCGACAACCCCCTCCCTGACACCCTCAAGGTGCGCCTCATCGACCCCACCCTCACCCGCCAGGTGGCGCGCAAACTCGGCGACCTGCCGCAGATCGGCCCCGGCAACGTCGACTACGGCGGCGAGGTGACGGAGCGCCTGGTGCGCTTCCTCGCCGGGCTGCGCCTGGGGGCCAACGTGCTGATGCTGCTCCTGATCGTCGACACCTTCTTCAGCGTCATGGGCACGATCCGGCTCTCCATCGAGAACCGCCGCGAGGAGCTGCGGGTGATGCTGATGGTCGGGGCCACCCGGGGCTTCGTGCAGCGCCCCTTCCTGCTCGAAGGGCTGCTCCTCACCCTCTCCGCGGCGCTCTTCGCGCTGGCGCTGGGCAACCTCGCCTACCGCTTCGTCGCCGCCACCCTGCAGAACCTGCTGCCCTTCCTGCCCGTCCTCTCCCCCGACGACCTGCTGCGCGCCTCGCTGGGCCTGCTCGCCCTCTCGGTCTTCCTGGGCTTCTTCGGCGCCTGGCTTTCGGTGCGCACCTACCTGCGGGATACGGAAACATGA